Proteins found in one Aethina tumida isolate Nest 87 chromosome 1, icAetTumi1.1, whole genome shotgun sequence genomic segment:
- the LOC109598043 gene encoding cytochrome b5-related protein produces the protein MAPRSKEIPPSSLGIIPPPRRDGLTQNGDIWLEDKQTIDGAEGLWRIHDKLYNFSTFIDKHPGGAEWLEMSKGTDITEAFEAHHIKSGPENMLAKFYVRDAKTKRNAPYTFKEDGFYRTLKREIAEKLKTVPKQSSNNSNFLIDSLLVGLFIFSIIACTYWNFLLATLAGNFLAMLTIAAHNYFHRRDNFRMYYFHFSLMQVREWRISHVLSHHLHTNTIDDLEISSWEPFIQYLPVKKSPLVRYGSYIYVPLLWITGFHIAFLRRIIEICKGNMRHAQPAEWVGFLLPLAMYLFSGQSLWWTLVIWNYIILIGSTHFFFVGLHAAHHHPDIFHDGDTPRHTTDYDWGLSQLDAVMERKEITGSHFLVLTNFGDHALHHLFPTLDHGYLEHLYPVFEEVLEKFDANVRYVSQLDTVVGGFQQISRVKPNENAPDLKKYKRKN, from the exons aTGGCTCCAAGATCCAAAGAAATTCCCCCGTCAAGTTTGGGTATAATTCCGCCTCCAAGAAGAGACGGTCTAACCCAAAACGGCGACATTTGGCTGGAGGACAAACAGACCATTGACGGAGCCGAAGGACTATGGCGTATCCATGACAAACTTTACAACTTTTCTACATTTATAGACAAACACCCTGGTGGTGCAGAATGGCTTGAAATGTCTAAG gGGACTGATATAACAGAAGCTTTCGAAGCTCATCATATCAAAAGTGGTCCAGAAAATATGTTAGCGAAGTTCTACGTCAGGGATgcgaaaacaaaaagaaatgcTCCATACACATTTAAGGAGGACGGTTTTTATCGTACACTTAAACGTGAAATTGCTGAAAAACTCAAAACCGTTCCCAAGCAGTCCTCTAACAACTCCAACTTTTTGATCGACTCCCTTCTTGTTggactttttattttctcaaTAATCGCGTGCACTTATTGGAACTTCTTATTGGCCACATTGGCTGGAAATTTCCTAGCTATGTTAACTATTGCCGCACATAACTATTTCCATAGAAGAGACAACTTTAGAATGTACTATTTCCATTTCTCTTTGATGCAAGTAAG aGAATGGAGAATAAGCCACGTTTTAAGCCATCATCTTCACACTAATACCATTGACGATTTGGAGATTTCTAGTTGGGAACCTTTTATCCAATACCTCCCAGTCAAAAAGTCACCTTTGGTTCGTTACGGAAGCTATATTTATGTTCCTTTGTTGTGGATTACAGGTTTCCATATTGCTTTTCTCAGAag GATAATCGAAATTTGTAAAGGGAACATGAGACATGCTCAGCCGGCTGAATGGGTTGGTTTCTTATTGCCTCTAGCTATGTATTTGTTTAGCGGTCAATCACTTTGGTGGACATTGGTGATTTGgaattatatcattttaatagGAAGTACCCATTTCTTCTTTGTTGGTCTCCATGCAGCGCATCATCACCCAGACATCTTTCACGATGGTGATACGCCCAGACATACAACAGATTACGATTGGGGGCTGAGTCAGTTGGATGCAGTAATGGAGAGGAAAGAGATCACGGGTTCACATTTTTTGGTGCTGACCAACTTCGGTGATCACGCTTTGCATCACCTGTTTCCGACTTTAGATCATGGTTATTTGGAGCATTTATATCCCGTGTTTGAGGAGGTTTTAGAAAAGTTTGATGCGAATGTCAGATACGTTTCACAGTTGGATACTGTGGTGGGAGGATTCCAGCAAATTTCCAGGGTGAAGCCTAATGAAAATGCTCCCGATTTGAAGaagtacaaaagaaaaaattaa
- the LOC109598050 gene encoding phosphatidylinositol-glycan biosynthesis class X protein, protein MYTITRLICLLIFKTAFIKADTECFQPNTYITQKISNEGFHREINWLIEISEPPVEEWVKSSCNVALRLDVPNGMYVNPDEAFNLNETEYFSIRVIGKVDVEVPSHEGKEHKVMIYLNNSFINRVQINLPIHLRYQRSQITGGYGKVYLQKPSLLVWCPDSLNKICQKGLKVDAPCYHFGSKRCVWKNITYDALFEDADLFVPIGDLDHYPIVSIVTLLLGCAGSIYVLSILSMTPL, encoded by the exons ATGTATACAATTACGAGgctaatttgtttgttaatttttaaaacagctTTTATCAAAGCTGACACTGAATGTTTTCAACCGAACACTTATATCACACAAAAAATAAGCAATGAGGGTTTTCAcag ggaGATTAATTGGCTTATTGAAATATCCGAACCACCAGTAGAAGAATGGGTTAAATCATCATGTAATGTAGCTTTAAGATTGGATGTACCAAATGGGATGTATGTTAATCCAGATGAAGCCTTCAATTTAAATGAGACTGAATAT TTCTCCATTCGAGTAATAGGAAAAGTGGATGTGGAAGTACCATCCCATGAAGGCAAAGAACATAAAGTAATGATTTACTTGAACAACAGCTTCATTAACAgggtacaaataaatttgccaATCCACTTGCGTTATCAGAGGTCACAAATCACTGGAGG GTATGGAAAAGTTTATCTACAAAAACCCAGTTTATTAGTTTGGTGTCCAGACagcttaaacaaaatatgtcaaaagGGCTTGAAAGTAGATGCACCATGTTATCATTTTGGTTCAAAAAGATGtgtttggaaaaatattacttatgaCGCG CTTTTCGAAGACGCCGACTTGTTTGTACCAATTGGAGATTTGGACCATTATCCAATAGTTTCAATTGTGACATTATTATTGGGATGTGCAGGATCCATATACGTTTTATCTATATTATCCATGACTCCTCTTTAA
- the LOC109598029 gene encoding putative inorganic phosphate cotransporter codes for MSKQNSTDNNKEKDASNVPKFGVRHIQALLCFTLLAVGYSMRMNISVAIEAMTQPTSDNPDIPVFDWTDQSLVLASFFWGYWCTQTPAAFLGKKYGPKWFLTIVMSLNSILCAITPLVAEHLGSKGVMVIRVIQGLSQGFLFPSVHTMLTNWAPLPERSGMNGFVYSGATIGTVIVMPVTGFISESWVGWPTSYYLFAGIGVVWTIAWVFLGANKPSLHKYISKEEREYIEKSLGHEDHKEHNTPWREILTSRPFFGIVVTSISVGFGNTFLLTETPTYMNKILGLDISKNSTLSAAPSLAGFLALLVISPLSDFLINRNILSRLLTRKIFNTIGTVVPAIGMTAISFLPKDQVNLSVALLIFNGAVGSGYTCGAMVNLLDLSPNHGGILMGLANGCGNIFANFGPLIVQYVVTDTTNQSQWRIVFILSACVYIVADCIYLIFASTDVQSWNEESHDTIENYEKDDPKFKV; via the exons ATGTCTAAACAAAATAGTACCGACAATAATAAGGAAAAAGATGCATCTAAtg ttccaaaatttggGGTTAGACACATTCAAGCCTTGTTATGCTTCACATTACTAGCTGTGGGTTACTCTATGAGAATGAACATCTCTGTAGCAATTGAAGCTATGACTCAACCGACTTCAGACAATCCCGATATACCA GTATTTGATTGGACGGATCAGAGTTTAGTTCTTGCTTCCTTCTTTTGGGGATATTGGTGCACGCAAACACCTGCAGCTTTCTTAGGAAAAAAGTACGGTCCCAAATGGTTTCTAACAATTGTAATGTCTTTAAATTCCATTCTGTGTGCTATTACTCCTTTGGTGGCTGAACATCTAGGTTCCAAAGGTGTTATGGTAATAAGAGTAATACAAGGATTGTCACAAGGGTTTTTGTTTCCGTCAGTACACACAATGTTGACGAATTGGGCACCGTTGCCTGAACGATCTGGAATGAATGGGTTTGTCTACTCTG GTGCCACTATTGGTACAGTTATTGTGATGCCTGTAACTGGATTCATTTCGGAAAGTTGGGTGGGTTGGCCAACTTCATATTACTTGTTCGCTGGTATAGGTGTTGTTTGGACTATTGCTTGGGTGTTTCTTGGGGCCAACAAACCATCTTTGCACAAATACATTTCTAAGGAAGAAAgagaatatatagaaaagtCGTTAGGACATGAAGATCACAAAGAG CACAATACTCCATGGCGGGAAATTCTTACTTCAAGACCATTTTTTGGTATTGTTGTGACATCTATAAGTGTCGGTTTTGGGAATACATTTTTGTTGACTGAAACACCTACatatatgaacaaaattttggGCTTGGATATATCTAAG AATAGTACATTATCTGCAGCTCCGTCATTAGCTGGTTTTCTTGCTCTATTGGTTATCAGTCCATTATCAGACTTCCTaattaacagaaatattttgtcaaGACTTCTTACAAGAAAAATTTTCAACACCATTG gtaCAGTAGTTCCTGCAATTGGTATGACTGCCATCAGTTTTCTACCAAAAGATCAAGTAAATTTATCGGTCgcacttttaattttcaatggtGCTGTTGGCTCAGGTTATACTTGTGGAGCTATGGTAAATCTGTTAGATTTATCACCAAATCATGGTGGCATTCTAATGGGTTTGGCAAATGGTTGTGGAAATATTTTTGCCAATTTTGGACCTCTTATCGTACAATATGTTGTCACAGACAcc actaACCAGTCGCAGTGGaggattgtttttattttatcagcttgtgtatatattgtagcagattgtatttatttgatatttgctTCTACTGATGTTCAAAGTTGGAATGAAGAATCTCATGatacaatagaaaattatgaGAAGGATGATCCAAAGTTTaaggtataa
- the LOC126266455 gene encoding putative inorganic phosphate cotransporter: MKFFRRSSSCEAEREKLIFDVKPRLKFGVRHVQLLLCLALLTIGYTMRVNLSVAIVAMTDNSTSPNPDVPTYDWEDTGTVLSSFFWGYIVLQVFAGQLAKKHGPRYYLVGAMTVNSVASFMVPTLAESWGSEGVMFCRILQGLSQGFFFPSCHTLLGQWAPVSERSTSGTFIYSGAALGTIIGMPITGAIAASWAGWPASFYFFGTLGLFWVIAWILLGSNKPSEHKYITEEERSYIETSLGHEKHIDIPTPWKSIFTSWPAWAIIVASFGQNWGYSTLLTNIPTYMSKITKFEMSKNSALSAAPYLALAIFSYIFGPISDFLMNRGIMSRGGVRKLMNTIGTVLPAIALTCLGFVPDDQPTLSVVLLVIAVGSNAAVFCGFQVNHIDLSPNHSGTLMGIANGSSNIFSIISPLVVQFVVTDQTDKNLWRIIFIIAAAVYVVADIFYVIFASGELQPWNDESEVPVDLEAHVRKIDLSKSD, encoded by the exons ATGAAGTTTTTTCGCAGAAGTTCATCATGTGAAGCTGAAAGGGAGAAGTTGATTTTTGATGTCAAACCAA GATTAAAATTTGGAGTGAGACATGTACAACTTTTATTATGTTTGGCACTTCTGACTATCGGTTACACCATGAGAGTAAATCTTTCGGTTGCCATAGTGGCTATGACGGACAATTCAACTAGCCCCAATCCCGACGTACCG ACCTATGACTGGGAGGACACTGGTACAGTGCTTTCTTCTTTCTTTTGGGGTTACATTGTTCTACAAGTTTTCGCTGGACAACTTGCTAAAAAACACGGACCGCGTTATTATTTAGTAGGAGCCATGACGGTCAACTCTGTGGCTTCGTTCATGGTACCAACATTGGCTGAATCTTGGGGTTCTGAAGGAGTCATGTTCTGCAGAATCCTTCAAGGTTTATCACAGGGTTTTTTTTTCCCTTCTTGTCACACTTTACTTGGACAATGGGCGCCAGTTTCTGAAAGATCTACAAGtggtacttttatttattcaggTGCTGCCTTGGGTACGATTATTGGGATGCCAATTACTGGAGCAATTGCAGCTTCTTGGGCTGGGTGGCCTgcttcattttatttcttcgGAACGTTGGGTTTATTCTGGGTTATTGCTTGGATTTTATTGGGGTCTAACAAACCTTCTGAACACAAATATATTACTGAGGAAGAGCGGAGTTATATTGAAACTTCCTTGGGCCATGAAAAACATAttgat ATTCCAACACCGTGGAAATCGATATTTACATCCTGGCCAGCATGGGCAATTATTGTAGCAAGTTTTGGACAAAATTGGGGATATTCTACACTTTTAACTAACATACCAACATATATGAGCAAGATTACGAAATTTGAAATGTCcaag aacaGTGCCTTGTCAGCAGCTCCATATCTTGCCCTAgcaatttttagttatatttttggaCCAATATCTGATTTTTTGATGAATAGAGGCATCATGTCTAGAGGAGGTGTCAGAAAACTTATGAATACAATAG ggACTGTTTTACCAGCAATTGCATTAACTTGTCTTGGATTTGTGCCAGACGATCAACCGACTCTTTCAGTAGTACTACTAGTAATAGCTGTAGGAAGTAATGCTGCAGTTTTTTGTGGCTTTCAAGTAAATCATATTGATTTATCACCTAATCATTCCGGAACACTAATGGGTATTGCTAATGGTTCATCGAAtatattttccattatttcACCGTTGGTTGTTCAATTCGTCGTCACCGATCAA ACTGACAAAAACTTATggagaataatatttataatagctGCAGCCGTTTATGTTGTAGCTGATATTTTCTATGTGATTTTTGCTTCTGGAGAATTGCAACCTTGGAATGATGAGAGTGAAGTACCGGTAGACTTGGAAGCACATGTacgaaaaattgatttatctaaaagtgattaa
- the LOC109598030 gene encoding putative inorganic phosphate cotransporter — MVDMENCVTEEAVAKPKKLIGVRHVQFFMLFLAAVIGYGMRTNLSEGIVAMTAEEKDRPDPDIPTYPEWKDNKNMMLSSFFWGYICLQIGAGQIAKKYGPKWFLCGAMSVTSLFSLLMPVMGENIGYGGIIICRVFQGLSQGFLFPSFHHLLSVWTPHSERSKVITFVYTGGPLGNVISLILTGYIGDSKLGWPAAFYLYGGIGLLWTVLWFFIGSNSPSENKLISDEEKKFIQSETIGDDHSKVTTPWKAIFTSLPVWAILIGHCGQNWGFWTLLSETPSYMDNILKYDLKQNALMAALPYFVLWVLSFIMSPICDYLITRKIASIGIVRKIFNTIGLFVPACALIGLSFVGESQDKLAVALLVVAVGINSATYCGFNVNHIDISPIHSGTLMGITNSLSNVWSIIAPLFIDLIKSFDYEESDKELWSIVFCFAAGVYLCTGTFFIIFASGEIQEWNDPNYLKKDKKDLKY; from the exons atggtTGACATGGAGAATTGTGTTACTGAAGAAGCTGTGGCCAAACCAA AAAAATTGATTGGAGTGCGCCACGTCCAATTCTTCATGTTATTTTTGGCTGCCGTCATCGGTTATGGTATGCGCACTAATTTATCCGAAGGAATCGTCGCGATGACTGCAGAGGAAAAAGATAGACCCGATCCCGATATACCG ACTTATCCAGAATGGAAAGACAACAAGAACATGATGTTATCTTCCTTCTTCTGGGGTTACATCTGTTTGCAAATCGGCGCAGGTCAGATTGCCAAGAAGTACGGTCCGAAATGGTTCTTATGTGGAGCTATGAGTGTCACTTCattgtttagtttattaatgcCCGTCATGGGTGAAAACATCGGTTACGGaggaataataatttgtagagTCTTTCAAGGACTTTCCCAAGGCTTCTTATTTCCTTCCTTCCATCACTTGCTCAGCGTTTGGACTCCTCATTCTGAACGTTCAAAAGTCATCACGTTTGTCTATAccg GTGGACCTTTGGGTAACGTGATCTCTCTTATACTAACTGGATATATAGGTGACTCTAAACTGGGTTGGCCTGCTGCGTTTTATTTGTATGGAGGTATAGGTTTACTCTGGACTGTTTTATGGTTCTTCATAGGATCAAATTCTCcttctgaaaataaattgatatctGATGAAGAGAAAAAGTTCATTCAGTCTGAAACAATTGGAGATGATCATAGT aaAGTAACTACTCCGTGGAAAGCAATATTTACCTCACTGCCAGTATGGGCAATTCTCATCGGTCACTGTGGACAAAACTGGGGATTCTGGACGTTACTATCTGAAACGCCAAGCTATAtggataatattttgaaatacgaCTTGAAACAAAATGCCCTAATGGCAGCACTTCCCTATTTTGTATTGTGGGTTCTGAGCTTTATCATGAGCCCAATATGTGATTATCTCATAACTAGAAAAATCGCCTCTATAGGAATTGTCAGAAAAATCTTCAACACAATAG GTTTATTTGTACCTGCATGTGCTCTAATTGGTCTGAGCTTCGTTGGAGAATCGCAAGACAAGTTAGCAGTTGCTCTGTTGGTTGTAGCTGTGGGAATAAATTCTGCAACATACTGTGGATTTAATGTAAATCATATTGATATTTCTCCAATTCATTCTGGTACTCTTATGGGCATCACCAACAGTCTGTCCAACGTTTGGTCTATTATAGCCCCCTTGTTTATTGATCTCATCAAATCATTTGATTACGAGGAG TCCGATAAAGAACTTTGGTCGATTGTATTCTGCTTCGCAGCTGGAGTATACTTATGTACTGGAacatttttcatcattttcgCATCTGGAGAGATTCAAGAATGGAATGATCcaaattacttgaaaaagGACAAAAAAGATCTGAAATACTAG